The window CGCCCCGGGGAAGCGGTCCTTCAGCGCCCGTACGGCCTCGACCTCCGCCGGGCCGGCCAGGACACCGCCCTTGAGCTTGAAGTCCCGGAAGCCGTACAGGTCGTAGGCGGTCTCGGCCTGCCGGACGATCGCCTCGGGCGTGAGGGCCTCCTCGTGCCGGACGCGGTACCAGTCGACGTCCGAGTCGGGCTCACGGACGTACTCCAGATCGGTGCGGTCCGGGTCGCCGACGTAGAAGAGGTAGCCCAGGACCCGTACGGAGTCCCGCTGTTGACCGTCTCCGAGGAGCGCCGCGACCGGTACGCCGAGGTGTTGGCCGAGGAGGTCGAGCAGCGCCGACTCGACGGCCGTGACGGCGTGCACGGTGGTCCTCAGATCGAAGGTCTGGGCACCGCGGCCACCCGAGTCACGGTCGGCGAAACGGTCCCCGATCCCGCGCAGGACCCGCTTGTAGTCGCCCAACTTCGCGCCGACGACCAGGGGTTCGGCATCCCGCAGCGTCCGGGTGATCTTCTCGCCACCGGGTACCTCGCCCAGTCCCGTACGGCCCTCGGAGTCCCTGAGGACCACGATGTTGCGGGTGAAGTAGGGGCCGTGCGCGCCGGAGAGGTTCAGCTCCATGCAGTCGCGGCCGGCGACGGGGTAGACGGCGAACTCGGTGACGGTCGGCTGATTCATGCGTATCGAAGTCCTTGGCTGCGAGGGGAGGCGAGGGGAGACCCCGGGGAGGGAGACAGGGAGGAGTCGGAGAGGGCGGGAGCGGGGCCGGAATCGGAATCGGCGTCGGCGTCGGTGGCGGTGGCGGTGGCGGCCGGAGGCGGGTCGGTCATGTCGGGTCGGTCATGTCGGGTCGGGTCGGGTCGTCACAGGCTGAGGACGTCGAGGGTCCACTCCAGTGCCAGGACGCCGCCCAGCCCCAGGATCGCGAGCACCGTCGTATAGGTGGTCCGTACCTTGATCGCCTCGATGACCGAGAGGTTGAAGTACTCCTTGAACAGCCAGAATCCCGGGTCGTTGACGTGGGAGAAGGCGATCGATCCGCAGGACACGGCGAGGACCATGATCTCGGGGTGGATCCCGCTGCCCGCGAGGAGCGGCAGCACCACGCCGGAGGCGGTGACGACGGCGACGGTCGCCGAGCCGAGCGCCACCCGCAGGATGACCGCGATGAGCCACGCCAGGACGATCGGCGAGATGGACCAGCTGTCGGTGGCGTCCTTGATGTAGTCGGAGATCCCGCCTTCGACGAGGACGTTCTTGAAGGCGCCACCCGCGCCGATGACCAGAAGGATCATCGCCATCGACTGGGCCGCCGAGGTGCACGACGCGTTGACGTCGGAGAGGCTGCGGCCGATACGTGGTCCGAAGGCCCAGATCGCCAGGAGCAGGGTCAGCATGAGCGCGATCGGCGCCGAGCCGATGAAGGCGACGAAGTTCAGGAGCGGGCTGTGGCCCGAGGTCGCCATGTCGATGACGGCCGCGCCGGCGATCAGCACCACGGGGAAGAGCGCCACGAACAGCGACCAGCCCAGGCCGGGCATCTCCTCGTCCTCGAACTCGCGGTCGCTGACCAGGCCCTTGGGGATGGACGGGTTCATGGCCCTGATGAACGGCAGCCGCGGCCACAGCAGGGCGATGAGCGCGCCGGCCGGGACGGCGATGAACAGGCCGTAGAACAGGGTGTGTCCGACGGAGGCGTGGAAGGTCGCGGCGACGGCGGTGGGGCCGGGGTGCGGCGGCAGGAAGCTGTGCATCGTGGACAGGGCGATCGACATCGGCAGGCCGACCCACAGCAGATTGGCCCCGGTGACCCTGACGAGCGTGAACGCGATGGGCACGATGATGATGAACGCGACCTCGTAGAACATGGTCACGCCGATCAGCATGGACGTGACCACCATGGCCACCTGGACCCAGCGCGGTCCGAAGGCGTCCAGCAGCTTGCCGGCTATCCGCTGGGCGGCGCCGGAGTCCCCCATGACCCGGCCGACCATGGCGCCGAGCCCGATGGTGAGCATCGTGTCGCCGATCTGGCCCCCGATGCCCTCCGCGAGGACGTCCGGGATGTCGGCCACCGGTATGCCCCTGACCAGGGCGACACCCACCGCCACGAGCAGGAGCGCGGCGAAGCCGTTGAGTTTGGTCCGGGTCATGAGGAACAGCAGCACCAGAACGCTGATCCCGACTACGAGCAGAGGCATGGCAGTTCCCCTTTGAACTGTTGAGCTGTGCCGTTACTGAGTACTGAGCTGCTGAGTTCCGATATGGGCGGGGCGGGGGCGCGGGCACGGTTGCGCAACGCACCCCGAGCGGTGTGTGAGGCGCCGCGTGTCAGGTGCCGTGCGGCAGTGACAGGTGCCGGGGGGGCAGTGACTGGTGCCGGGGGGCAGGTGCCGTGTGTCAGGCGTCGCTGCGTCGGCGCACTGCTCCGACCAGTGCCAGGCCGGCGTCGAGGATCCTCTCCAGCTCGGCGAGGTCGTCGTCGCCGGGATCGGTGAGCGGGGCCCGTACGAGGCCGACCGGCAGCCCCCGCAGCCGGGCGGCGGCCTTGACGAGCGAGACGGCGTACCCGGGCACGCGGTCGCGCAACTCGACCAGCGGAACGTAGAAGTCGCGCAGGAGCTTGGTGAGCGTGGCGTCGTCGTCCTCGCACAGGGCGGTGAAGAAGGCGCCCGCGATCTCGGGGGCGAAGGCGTGGACGGCCGACGAGTAGGCGGGGACGCCGACGGTGGCGTACGCGCGGGCCTGGATCTCGGCGGTGGAGGCACCGTTGAAGAAGAGGAAGCCGTCGGGGGCGGCGAGCGTGAGGCGCTGCAGGCGGTCGAGGTCGCTGTGCCCGTCCTTGAGGCCGATGACCGTGGGGATCTCCGCGATGCGGCGCAGGCCGTCGGCGGTGAAGGTGACCTGCCCGCGCTGGTACGCGATGAGCGGCAGACGGGTGCCGGCGGCGATCCGGCGCACCTGCTCGACCAGTCCGTCCTGCGGGGCGCCGACGAGGTAGTGGGGCAGTACGAGCAGGGCGTCCGCGCCGGCCTCCTCGGCGATCCGGGCGAACCGCAGGGCCTGTGCCCAGCCGTAGCCGACGCCGGCGACGACGGGCAGGCGGCCGCCGACGATCTCGACCGTGGCCCGGACCACGGCGCGGTACTCGTCCTCGTCGAGCGAGAAGAACTCCCCGGTTCCGCAGGCGGGGAAGACGGCGCCCGGGGCTCCCGCGTCAGGCCCGCCGGCCAACTGGGCGGTCAGGTAGGCCCGGTACGCCGGCAGGTCGAGTCCGCCGTCGTCACGGAAGCTCGTCAGGGGGAAGGACAGCACTCCGCCCGCCATGCCGTCGCGCAGCCGCTGGGCCACGGCTTCGGTATCCGCGCTGAACCGCATTCCGAATCTCATCTCCATATGCAGATGGCGTACATGTATGAGAACGGAGGTTAGGTCGGTGAACCGGCATGGTCAATGGGTGCGGCACCGCGGATTTACGATGAGGGCATGCCGGAGAGCAGCGGAGTCCGCGGAGTGAAGTCGGCGGCCCGCACGGTCGCGCTGCTGGAACTGCTCGCCACGCGCGGCGACCGGCCCGCCCGCCTGGACGAACTGGCCGAGGAACTGGGCGTACCGCGCAGCAGCATGTACCAGCTGCTGCAGACCCTCATCGAGTGCGGCTGGGTGCGCTCCGACACGACGGGGTCCCTCTACGGCATCGGGATCCGCGCCCTGCTCACGGGCACGAGCTACCTCGACAGCGATCCCCACGTCCGCGTGGTGCGCCCGTACCTCGACGAGGCCTCGGACGCACTCGGCGAGACGATCCACCTGGCCCGGCTCGACGGCCCGGACGTCGTCTACCTCGCGACCCGCGAGTCCCACGAGTACCTGCGCACGATCAGCAGGGTCGGCCGCCGGATCCCCGCCCACGCGGGCGCCCTCGGCAAGGCACTGCTGGCCGAACGCGCCGACGACGAACTCCCCCTCGCCGAGGGCCCGTTGGCGGCCCTCACGGAGAACACGCATACCACTCGCAGCACGCTGCTCGCCGACCTGGCGGAGGTACGCGAGCGCGGCTACTCGATCGACCGCGAGGAGACGGTGACCGGCATCGCGGGCTTCGGCTTCGCCCTGCGGTACGGCACACCGGCCACGGACGCCATCAGCTGCTCGGTACCGGTGGCCAGGCTCAGCGAGGCGCACGAGACCCGGGTGATCGCGGTCATGCGGGAGATGCGCACGAAGATCGAAAGCGTGCTCCCGTCGACATCGGGCACCCCGGACTGGCGCTGACCGACACGACCCCGAGCCCTTGCCCTCACCGCCGGAGGCCAGGCAGACAGGCAGAAGGACGCCGGAGAGCCGGGCCGCGACGCCCCGGGCCCCGGCGACGCACAGCGCCCCGGACGCCACGCGGAACAGGCCCGATCCGACCCCGGCACCTCACGAACACCGACCCCCGCCGGCCCGGCCCACGGGGGCCTCACCGCCCCACCCCTGATCCGGTACGCTGTGATCCGAGCGTCCCTGGCAGACGCTGCGGCGTACGCACAATTCGACACCACCCACACCGCAGCAACCACCACGGGCCCGCTCAAGCTCCGCCTTCGTAGCTCAGGGGATAGAGCACCGCTCTCCTAAAGCGGGTGTCGCAGGTTCGAATCCTGCCGGGGGCACCAGTTCAGAAGGGGGTCACCTACCGATTTCGGTAGGTGACCCCCTTCTGACATCCAGATCTGACATCAACGGCGACAGCTACTGCCGACCGGAACGCCTCCTGAGCAGCCGATCCATGTGGCTCATGGCCTCGCGCTGCGTGTCCTGCACGACGTGCGTGTAGACGTTCATGGTGATGCTGATCTGCGAGTGCCCCAGGATCTCCATCACGACGCGGGGCGCGACCCCGGCCGCTGTGAGGAGCGTGGCCGTGCCATGGCGAGCATCGTGCAGCCGGATCACGCGGAGGCCGGCGGACTGGGCGACACGCGTGAAGGAGCGGTACAGGTTCCGTGGCTCGATGGGACGACCGTTGCGGGTGGCGAAGACATAGTCAGACTCCTGCCACCTCTCCCCCGCCTTGACCCGAGCGTCCGTCTGCCGCATGCGGTGCCAGCGCAGGGGCGCGATGCAGAGGGCGGGCAGCGGGACGGCTCGACGACGACGGCTCTTCGGGTCGTCGTCGTAGAGGAGGCCACGCCGACGCTGGACCTGATGGCGGACGTAGAGGACACGGTTTTCCAGGTCGAGGTCTGCCCAGCGGAGACCGACGATCTCACCGCGCCGCAGCCCCATGGCGATGGCGAGGACGAAGGCCGCGTAGAGCGGGTCCTTACGGGAGACAGCGAGAAAATCGAGCGTCTCGTCGAGGGTCCAGGGATGAAGCTCGGGCGTGTCCGTGCGCGGCGGCTCGACGAGCTTGGCGACGTTGCGCGCGATGAGCTCCTCGCGGCAGGCCGACGTCAGCGCCGAGCGCAGAACTCGATGCGACTCCTTGGCGGTTGCGGCAGTGGTCTCCTTTTCCAGACGGACGAGGAAGCGACGGACGTCGGCGACGCCGAGGGATTCGAGCCGCTTGGCACCGAGGAGGGGCACCAGGTACAGCCGGACGTGCGCCTCGTACTTGTCGAAGGTGCTGAGCTTCCGCCGGGGCTTGATGACGTTGTCCAGCCAGTACGGCAGCCACTCGGAGAGCTTGGCCGACTTGGTGGGCACGGGCACGCCCTGGTCCACCTTGTCGAGCAGCTCCCGGCGCTTGGCGTCGCACTCGGCCCACGTCTTGCCGTAGGCGAACTTCCGGGCGCGGGTACCGTCCGGCTGGAGCACGTAGACCGCGCAATGGAAGCGACCGTCCTTGCGCTTCGTGATGGTGCCCGCGCCGTTCGGGTTGCGCTTGCGTTGCTGGGCCATCAGGCCGCCGCCTCCAGTTCGTTGGTGATGTAGTCGCGGACAGCACGCGCCGGGATACGACGGCACCGGCCGATCGTGAGCGAGGGCAGGCGACGGGATCGGATCAGGTCGTAGACCGTGGAGCGGCCGAGCTTGAGCCGGGCCATGACGTCCGGGACCGTCAGCAGCTCTTCGTCATGCATGGGTGGGCCCTCCTTCCGTTTCGGTGCGGGTTCGAGCGATGCGGCAAGCCAGGCCGTCGTCATGCAGGCAGCAGCCCTTCTTGTTTGGCGCGTTGGGTGTGGGCGATGTCGTGGCGGACCTGGGCGGCCAGGAGTTCTTCGCCGGGGCGGTAGCCGCTGCTGAGGTAGGTCCACGAGGAGGCGGTGACGAGGGTGGTGTTCTCGTCGTCCACGGGCAGGCCGGCGCGGATGCGGGCGGCTTCGGCCTGGGCGGTGCGCCAGGCACGGCGTACGTCGCGGAGCGCGCCGAGGGTGGTCGAGTAGGCGCGCGATTTGCTGGAGAAGTGGCCGCGGAAGCCGAGCATGTGGGCCCACTTCCAGAGCTTCAGGTCGGCGAACTCGGGGAGGTGGCCGAGCACCCAGGCCGTACGGATCATCTGGCGGGCGTGCTGCTGCACGGGGAGATCCGTGAGGGGCTCGGCCTGGCCGGTGCCGTCGCAGTCGTCGCACAGGTCGCGAAAGCTGTCCGGGCCGCGTACGTAGCCGCGTCCGGCGCAGGGGCGGCAGATGAGGGTGCGGTCCACGGTGCCCGCGCCCTCGGCGTTCTTGGTGGCGTACTTGGCGACGTATCCGGCGACCTTGGCGTCCGTGAGTTCGCCGTCCCCCAAGGCGGAGATCTGGTCCACCTTGAAGCGGTCGCCCCACCGGATGACGCGTTCGCCGACCGCGTCCGACTCGACGAAGAGCCGGGCACGCTCGACCGCCAGGCCGACGGCGACACGCAGGGCGTCGAAGGTGGCCCAGGCCGGGGGCGAGGTGGTGTGGCCGTCGGGACCGTCGAAGCGGACGACCGCGTGGAAGTGGACCAGGCCGCGTTGTTGGTACTCAGCGACTTTGGCGAAGGAGACGCGGAGGGCAGCGTTGAGGGCCTTCTGTGTCATGCCGAGGTGCTCGGCGAGGGCGCGGCGCAGGTAGGTGGTGAAGCGTGCCCAGAGGGCCCCGGCGTGGGCGTTCCACAGAACGGCGCCGGTGTAGTCGTAGCTTGCCGGGCGGAGTGGGGTTCCGAGTTCGGGAGCGTCCTGGGGGTGGCTCTCGCCGCACGCGCAGGGGCGGGGCTTGCCCATCTCGGTGGTAGGGCGGTTGTGGACGGGGCCGAAGGACGGGGCGGTGAGGGTGACGAAGGCGCGGGGGTGGTCGCGGACGGCTTCGGCGACGTTCTTGCCGCCGGACAGTCCGGCCTTGATCAGGTGGTAGGTGTCAGCGGCGTAGAGGCGGGAGCAGGCCGGGCAGCGGGAGGCGCGGCGGTTGCCGCAAGTGGTGAGAAGGCGGCCGGTGGGTTCGTCTTCGGAGCGGTAGGAGCGGACCACCTGCTTGGTGGCCTGGTCGGTGGTGACGGTCCAGCCGTGCAGGTTGACGGGGCTGGTGCAGCCTCGAAGGTCGCGCACCTGCTCCGTCACGCGGTCGAAGTCGTCGGTGTTGGCCAGTTCGACCAGGTCCCGCAGGCCGGGACTGATGACGTGGCGCAGGTCGAGGGGGCGGCGCATGTGTGGCGGGGTGTCCCTTCTGGCGCGAGGGTGGGGAGCCTGCGGGCAGCAGCGATTCAGTGCGCTCGGGCTGCTGCCCGCAGGCATGGCAGGGCGGGCCCAGGGGTGGGCAGTGGTGGGAAGTGCCGGAGAGGCCGGCGAAAGGTGTGGCCCTACAGAGCGGCGTGCAGCGCGGTGGCCATGGGCAGGCCGATCCCGAGTCGCGTCTTGAGCTGGGCCGCTGTGATCGGTTCGCCATGCTCGGTGCGGTGGGACGTTGCGATGGAGCGTGCTTCGGTCAGCAGAGGCTCAGGCACCTTGACCGCAGGCGAAGCGGGAGCCGGGGCAGCCTGGGCGATGTGAGGAGCGACGGGGGCCGGGGCCGGAAGGGTGGGCGGCGCCGCAGGGCGGATGGCGTCGGAAGCCGTCTCAGGCACCGACTCGATCTCGTCCGGCACGAAGGCCGGTACGGCGGGGCGCGCAACCGTGTGGAAGGCGCGCAGGAGCTGCGGGCCGACGGATCCCCAGCCGAGGAGGAGCAGTGGAGCCACCGCGTCAACGGCGGCGCGGCCGTAGTGTCCGGCGACGATCGGTTCGGCGACGTTGAGGGCGAGGGTCAGCAGCCCGGAGAAGTGCATGAGGCGCGTGGCAGCCGTCATCTGGTCGGCGGGCAGGCCGCGCAGGGAGAGGTAGCGCAGGGCGACCAGGAGGCCGACCACGGACAGGTCCACCATCGGGGCGATGAGCGGTGCGATCGGGCCGGGGACGCCCAGGCGCAGGGCGAGCGACCAGACGTTGCCGAAGGAGAAGACGAACGCCAGCGCGGCAATGACGATCATGACGGCGGTAATGGTGCGCTGAGTGATCCGGTCCTCTGTCATGGGTGTTCACCTCCTCTCCTGGGGTGTCGGGAACGTGCGAGCGCGGTGGGTCAGGCTGCTCAGGCGTCGAGCTTGGTGAGGTCCACGTCCGTCAGACGAAGGCCGAGGAAGGCTTCCAGGAGGACGTTCGGGTCAGCGGTGAGACTTGCCGTCTCTTCGGCGACGCGAGCCGCTTCCGCGTCGGGCACGTAGGGCGTACGGATGCGGGTGAAGCCGGGTTGCGACTGGTGGTTCATCGATGCGACGCCGACGTAGGTGGGGTCCTGGAGGTTGATCGGGTTGGCGTCCGGCCATTCCCGGATCTCGTCGCCGAGTGCGGCCACAGCGGCTTCGGCGGTCTTCTGGGCGAAGCTCAGGCCGACGGGGCACACGTCGCGGATGAAGGTGGGGATCGCGTCACCGGTGGACTTCTGAGTGGTGAGGATGACGAGCAGTCCCACGGACCGGCCCTTCTTCACCAGGTCTTCCACAAGCCGGGCGTTCTCGGCGGCGAGCGCGGCCAGTTTCTTCGTCTGCTGGTCGCTGCCCTTGTGGTCGCGGAAGTAGGTGTGGGCTTCGTCGACGATCAGCACGACCAGGGGCCAATGCTCGGACGGGCCGACGTCCCACATCGACTTCACCCCGAGCACCTGGCGCACCGAAGCCGAGCGGACGCGGCGGAGCTCCACCAGGTGACGGAACAGCTTGTTGGCCTCTTCCAGGTCATCGCCCACGAAGGCGAACATGCGTTGGACCCAGTCGGCGTAGTCGCCTTCGTACGCAGCCGACACCTTGCCGTCCGCGCAGGCGAACTGCACCGCGGGCGACGGTGCCCAGTCGGAGAGAAGCCGGTTGATCAGGCTGGTCTTGCCAAAGCCAGGGAGGCCGGCCACGGTGACGCCGGGTACCTGCGTGAGGTTCACCGAGACGGGCTGCGCGTACTCGTCCAGGCCCAGATCCCACCGGGCTGTCTCCTCCGGTGGCTCACCTGTGGGGTGGTGCTCGGTGGGGAACTTCAGCGGATCCAGTCGCACACCCCGGATGAGGACCTGCCCAGGCTTGTCCTGGGTGACCGCCACTCGTGTGCACCGCCAGGCGTCCGCGAGGTGCGGGCCCGCTTTCTGGAACTGCTGGAGTCCAACACCAGGCAGGCACTGGGCCCGCGCGATCACTCCGTACGCGTCGTGCTTCACCTTCAGGGAGGGGATGAGGACGCGCGGCTTGATGGGCTTGCCGTTCGTGTTCGCCAGCGACGCCAGGGCGGTCGGGGTCTTGTCCGTGGCCGACAGCTTGAGCATCGGTGCGAGCCGCTTCCAGCCCCAACGCACGCGTACGGCCTGCCGTATGGACTGCCGGGTCATGGCGTCGGCGCGAACGTAGCGGACCACCCACCAGGCCGCCCATCCGACGAGCACGACGAGCGGCAGGGCGACGGCGAGCGGGACTTGACCGAAGATCCCTTCCGCCGGGGAGTTCGAGTCCTTCATGTGTGGCTCTCCAACGGGTTATAGAGGAAGGCCGCCAGGGCCGATTCGAGGGCCGCCCGATCCGCCGACACGTCGAGGCGGGGATAGCCGTAGCCGACGAGCACGGCCGCCACC of the Streptomyces aurantiacus genome contains:
- a CDS encoding enolase C-terminal domain-like protein codes for the protein MNQPTVTEFAVYPVAGRDCMELNLSGAHGPYFTRNIVVLRDSEGRTGLGEVPGGEKITRTLRDAEPLVVGAKLGDYKRVLRGIGDRFADRDSGGRGAQTFDLRTTVHAVTAVESALLDLLGQHLGVPVAALLGDGQQRDSVRVLGYLFYVGDPDRTDLEYVREPDSDVDWYRVRHEEALTPEAIVRQAETAYDLYGFRDFKLKGGVLAGPAEVEAVRALKDRFPGARITLDPNGAWSLREAVELCGPLVGTLAYAEDPCGAEGGYSGREILAEFRRATGLPTATNMIATDWRQMTHALALQSVSIPLADPHFWTMQGSVRVAQLCNAMGLTWGCHSNNHFDISLAMVTHCGAAAPGEYNALDTHWIWQEGLERLTVAPPRIVDGEIAVPEAPGLGVELDMDRLLAAHDLYREKALGARDDAAGMRYLVPDWQFDAKRPCLVR
- a CDS encoding 5-dehydro-4-deoxyglucarate dehydratase, translated to MRFGMRFSADTEAVAQRLRDGMAGGVLSFPLTSFRDDGGLDLPAYRAYLTAQLAGGPDAGAPGAVFPACGTGEFFSLDEDEYRAVVRATVEIVGGRLPVVAGVGYGWAQALRFARIAEEAGADALLVLPHYLVGAPQDGLVEQVRRIAAGTRLPLIAYQRGQVTFTADGLRRIAEIPTVIGLKDGHSDLDRLQRLTLAAPDGFLFFNGASTAEIQARAYATVGVPAYSSAVHAFAPEIAGAFFTALCEDDDATLTKLLRDFYVPLVELRDRVPGYAVSLVKAAARLRGLPVGLVRAPLTDPGDDDLAELERILDAGLALVGAVRRRSDA
- a CDS encoding IclR family transcriptional regulator; the protein is MPESSGVRGVKSAARTVALLELLATRGDRPARLDELAEELGVPRSSMYQLLQTLIECGWVRSDTTGSLYGIGIRALLTGTSYLDSDPHVRVVRPYLDEASDALGETIHLARLDGPDVVYLATRESHEYLRTISRVGRRIPAHAGALGKALLAERADDELPLAEGPLAALTENTHTTRSTLLADLAEVRERGYSIDREETVTGIAGFGFALRYGTPATDAISCSVPVARLSEAHETRVIAVMREMRTKIESVLPSTSGTPDWR
- a CDS encoding tyrosine-type recombinase/integrase, translated to MAQQRKRNPNGAGTITKRKDGRFHCAVYVLQPDGTRARKFAYGKTWAECDAKRRELLDKVDQGVPVPTKSAKLSEWLPYWLDNVIKPRRKLSTFDKYEAHVRLYLVPLLGAKRLESLGVADVRRFLVRLEKETTAATAKESHRVLRSALTSACREELIARNVAKLVEPPRTDTPELHPWTLDETLDFLAVSRKDPLYAAFVLAIAMGLRRGEIVGLRWADLDLENRVLYVRHQVQRRRGLLYDDDPKSRRRRAVPLPALCIAPLRWHRMRQTDARVKAGERWQESDYVFATRNGRPIEPRNLYRSFTRVAQSAGLRVIRLHDARHGTATLLTAAGVAPRVVMEILGHSQISITMNVYTHVVQDTQREAMSHMDRLLRRRSGRQ
- a CDS encoding helix-turn-helix domain-containing protein — its product is MHDEELLTVPDVMARLKLGRSTVYDLIRSRRLPSLTIGRCRRIPARAVRDYITNELEAAA
- a CDS encoding replication initiator — encoded protein: MRRPLDLRHVISPGLRDLVELANTDDFDRVTEQVRDLRGCTSPVNLHGWTVTTDQATKQVVRSYRSEDEPTGRLLTTCGNRRASRCPACSRLYAADTYHLIKAGLSGGKNVAEAVRDHPRAFVTLTAPSFGPVHNRPTTEMGKPRPCACGESHPQDAPELGTPLRPASYDYTGAVLWNAHAGALWARFTTYLRRALAEHLGMTQKALNAALRVSFAKVAEYQQRGLVHFHAVVRFDGPDGHTTSPPAWATFDALRVAVGLAVERARLFVESDAVGERVIRWGDRFKVDQISALGDGELTDAKVAGYVAKYATKNAEGAGTVDRTLICRPCAGRGYVRGPDSFRDLCDDCDGTGQAEPLTDLPVQQHARQMIRTAWVLGHLPEFADLKLWKWAHMLGFRGHFSSKSRAYSTTLGALRDVRRAWRTAQAEAARIRAGLPVDDENTTLVTASSWTYLSSGYRPGEELLAAQVRHDIAHTQRAKQEGLLPA
- a CDS encoding DUF2637 domain-containing protein — protein: MTEDRITQRTITAVMIVIAALAFVFSFGNVWSLALRLGVPGPIAPLIAPMVDLSVVGLLVALRYLSLRGLPADQMTAATRLMHFSGLLTLALNVAEPIVAGHYGRAAVDAVAPLLLLGWGSVGPQLLRAFHTVARPAVPAFVPDEIESVPETASDAIRPAAPPTLPAPAPVAPHIAQAAPAPASPAVKVPEPLLTEARSIATSHRTEHGEPITAAQLKTRLGIGLPMATALHAAL
- a CDS encoding FtsK/SpoIIIE domain-containing protein yields the protein MKDSNSPAEGIFGQVPLAVALPLVVLVGWAAWWVVRYVRADAMTRQSIRQAVRVRWGWKRLAPMLKLSATDKTPTALASLANTNGKPIKPRVLIPSLKVKHDAYGVIARAQCLPGVGLQQFQKAGPHLADAWRCTRVAVTQDKPGQVLIRGVRLDPLKFPTEHHPTGEPPEETARWDLGLDEYAQPVSVNLTQVPGVTVAGLPGFGKTSLINRLLSDWAPSPAVQFACADGKVSAAYEGDYADWVQRMFAFVGDDLEEANKLFRHLVELRRVRSASVRQVLGVKSMWDVGPSEHWPLVVLIVDEAHTYFRDHKGSDQQTKKLAALAAENARLVEDLVKKGRSVGLLVILTTQKSTGDAIPTFIRDVCPVGLSFAQKTAEAAVAALGDEIREWPDANPINLQDPTYVGVASMNHQSQPGFTRIRTPYVPDAEAARVAEETASLTADPNVLLEAFLGLRLTDVDLTKLDA